A genomic window from Candidatus Zixiibacteriota bacterium includes:
- a CDS encoding aminodeoxychorismate/anthranilate synthase component II → MILLLDNYDSFTYNLYQYLAELGADLEVVRNDVISTNDVLNMAPEAVVLSPGPGRPENAGIMPDLIEKAAGRIPILGVCLGHQAIAQVYGARIGYAPTLMHGKTSDVKHDGSVLYDGIPSPFTATRYHSLVVEPRSLSRKFKVTARTPDGVIMGIQHKEMPLYGLQFHPESIMTPSGKDILRNFLRTLA, encoded by the coding sequence ATGATTCTTCTCCTGGATAATTACGATTCCTTCACGTACAACCTGTACCAATACCTGGCCGAACTCGGGGCAGATTTGGAAGTGGTTCGCAATGATGTCATTTCAACCAATGACGTTCTTAATATGGCACCTGAGGCAGTTGTTCTCTCGCCCGGACCGGGTCGACCCGAGAATGCGGGGATCATGCCTGATCTCATTGAGAAAGCGGCAGGCAGGATACCGATTCTGGGTGTCTGTCTTGGGCATCAGGCGATAGCTCAGGTTTACGGCGCACGTATTGGGTATGCACCTACGCTCATGCACGGTAAGACTTCGGATGTGAAGCATGACGGCTCGGTTCTTTATGACGGTATTCCGTCGCCGTTTACTGCTACCCGTTACCATTCGTTGGTTGTGGAACCGAGATCGTTATCGCGTAAATTCAAGGTGACAGCTCGGACTCCCGATGGTGTAATCATGGGAATACAGCACAAAGAGATGCCATTATACGGACTCCAATTTCATCCGGAGTCAATCATGACGCCAAGCGGCAAGGATATCCTCCGCAATTTCCTGAGGACACTGGCATGA
- the trpE gene encoding anthranilate synthase component I yields MISYSEALKLNKRGNVIPVFERIPADLDTPVGAFLKLAQGKRDSFLLESIEGGEKLARYSFLGFDPFLIIEGEADRVVLMQGRSKRVLEADPIEFVKEMFRFYRPVKMAGLPRFTGGGVGYFSYDTVRWIEDIPDDNPDTIGLPSMRLAMYRHLVVFDHLRQEILVIANILHESGESGFKARYQEACATVRKLIKRLQSARVKVPNDQSGRPRIKADYTKREFESMVRKAKRYIKEGDIFQVVLSQRWQVKSDLSALTLYRRLRRINPSPYMFMVNCGNSSVIGSSPEMMVRVEGRAIETRPIAGTRPRGKDETEDKRMVADLLGDAKELAEHTMLLDLGRNDLGRVSRPGSVKVAEKMLVEKYSHVIHLVSSVVGKMKPKIAPLEGLFSCFPAGTVSGAPKIRAMEIIDELEKERRGVYAGTVAYLDFWGNLDSCIAIRTVVKRGDTFYIQAGAGIVADSKPAREYRETEAKAKVLLTAITGREDR; encoded by the coding sequence ATGATCTCTTATTCCGAAGCATTGAAGTTAAACAAGCGGGGTAATGTCATCCCTGTCTTTGAGCGTATCCCAGCCGATCTGGACACCCCCGTAGGAGCGTTTCTAAAGCTGGCCCAGGGCAAGCGTGATTCGTTTCTGTTGGAGTCCATTGAGGGTGGAGAGAAACTCGCGAGGTATTCGTTCCTGGGATTTGACCCGTTTCTGATTATCGAAGGTGAAGCTGACCGCGTTGTACTAATGCAGGGGCGAAGCAAGAGAGTGCTAGAAGCCGACCCAATTGAATTTGTTAAAGAGATGTTCCGTTTCTATCGCCCGGTGAAGATGGCCGGACTACCTCGTTTCACTGGTGGAGGTGTCGGGTATTTTTCCTATGACACCGTTCGCTGGATTGAGGACATCCCCGACGATAACCCCGATACGATCGGGTTGCCATCAATGCGATTGGCTATGTATCGTCATCTGGTTGTCTTTGATCACTTGCGGCAGGAAATACTAGTCATTGCCAATATTCTCCACGAGTCAGGCGAAAGCGGATTCAAGGCGCGATATCAAGAAGCCTGTGCGACTGTTCGCAAGCTGATCAAGCGGCTTCAGTCAGCGCGTGTGAAGGTTCCCAACGATCAATCCGGACGACCTCGGATCAAGGCGGACTATACAAAACGCGAGTTTGAATCTATGGTTCGCAAAGCAAAGCGTTACATCAAAGAGGGTGACATCTTCCAGGTAGTCCTTTCGCAACGATGGCAGGTCAAATCTGACCTGTCGGCTCTGACACTGTATCGTCGCCTGAGGCGAATCAATCCGTCGCCATATATGTTCATGGTCAATTGCGGCAATTCATCAGTGATCGGTTCTTCACCTGAAATGATGGTCAGAGTGGAAGGGCGAGCGATAGAGACCCGCCCGATAGCAGGCACTCGTCCGCGCGGCAAGGACGAGACCGAAGACAAGCGAATGGTCGCGGACTTGCTTGGGGATGCCAAAGAACTGGCAGAACATACAATGCTGCTTGATCTGGGCCGAAACGATCTGGGTCGGGTGAGCAGGCCGGGGTCGGTTAAGGTTGCCGAGAAGATGTTGGTTGAGAAATACTCGCATGTCATTCATCTGGTCAGTTCGGTAGTGGGCAAGATGAAGCCGAAGATTGCTCCGCTTGAGGGATTGTTCTCATGTTTCCCGGCGGGGACGGTTTCCGGTGCTCCGAAGATACGCGCTATGGAAATCATCGACGAACTTGAGAAGGAACGGCGAGGTGTATACGCCGGAACAGTCGCCTACCTTGATTTCTGGGGGAATCTGGATTCATGTATCGCCATACGAACGGTAGTCAAGAGAGGCGACACATTCTATATTCAGGCTGGGGCAGGCATCGTGGCCGACTCCAAACCAGCACGTGAGTACCGTGAGACCGAAGCCAAGGCGAAAGTTCTGTTGACGGCTATCACCGGGCGCGAGGATAGATGA
- the dapF gene encoding diaminopimelate epimerase, with translation MIVHFSKYHALRNDFLIIDLAHNRVPIARREALAIAICDRRSGVGADGVLFLTGSRRADFKIDLHNADGGWAEKSGNGLRIAAVHKHLTDRRRRAFTFEMGGIVASSRVMAKDGSGFSVSAGLGKPIFESASVPVRSRRKYMIQAPLRLGGKDFPVTCLAVGNPHTVLFVDDFDFDWQALGDEIEHLRCFPERTNVEFVKVINRHKLKVADWERGAGATGSSGTGAAAAVCAAVMIGRADRRCQVIFEAGSLYIWWDSDTSEIELTGQVQTVCEGAYVFK, from the coding sequence ATGATAGTACACTTCTCCAAATATCATGCGCTACGTAATGATTTCCTGATCATCGACCTGGCGCATAATCGTGTTCCCATAGCTCGACGCGAAGCATTGGCAATTGCTATTTGTGATCGCCGATCCGGTGTTGGGGCTGATGGCGTGTTGTTTCTTACCGGTAGCCGACGAGCTGATTTCAAGATTGATCTCCACAACGCCGACGGAGGTTGGGCGGAGAAGTCGGGCAATGGACTACGCATTGCCGCTGTACACAAACATCTCACCGACCGACGCCGCAGGGCATTCACATTTGAGATGGGCGGTATTGTTGCATCTTCGAGAGTGATGGCCAAAGACGGCTCCGGTTTCTCAGTGTCAGCTGGGTTGGGGAAACCGATATTTGAGTCTGCCAGCGTGCCGGTTCGAAGCCGTCGCAAGTACATGATACAGGCTCCTCTGCGACTGGGCGGAAAGGACTTCCCGGTAACGTGCCTGGCAGTGGGAAACCCGCATACGGTCCTGTTTGTCGACGACTTCGACTTTGACTGGCAGGCTCTGGGAGATGAAATAGAGCACCTACGGTGCTTCCCGGAACGAACCAATGTGGAGTTTGTTAAGGTGATCAATCGCCACAAACTCAAAGTTGCCGATTGGGAACGTGGAGCAGGAGCGACGGGGTCATCAGGCACGGGAGCGGCGGCGGCAGTCTGTGCGGCAGTAATGATTGGTCGAGCCGACCGACGATGCCAAGTCATCTTTGAAGCCGGTTCTCTTTATATCTGGTGGGACTCTGATACGAGTGAAATTGAACTCACTGGCCAAGTGCAAACGGTCTGTGAAGGAGCGTACGTCTTCAAATGA
- a CDS encoding PLP-dependent aminotransferase family protein → MAVQEKKQIRSDWEIAPHVASLKSSAIRDILKFSSQPGVISFAGGLPAPELFPQEDMKWAMDQVLQKYGPASLQYTVTRGVPPLTKLLAERATAAGTPTSDENIQVTSGSQQGLELLARVFIAPGDYILTELPTYVGAIQAFDYYQARYVTAEMDSDGMIINQVEEKLAKYKPRFIYSVSSFQNPTGITMTLERRRQLIDLAASYNIPIVDDDPYSAVRFSGESLPTLKSLGGDGVITLKTFSKVLAPGLRIGWMNGPVEIMRYFEKVKQGTDLHTNTLCQYLIHEYVTAGKLEPHIEILKKDYLVKRNVMLGALKDTFPEGVTWTEPEGGLFLWIELPKQLSAKDLLPKAVERKVAYVYGEPFFPNGGGENCMRLNFSNATHEGIVEGIGRLAELFKENM, encoded by the coding sequence ATGGCAGTACAAGAGAAGAAGCAGATTCGTAGTGACTGGGAAATAGCGCCGCATGTAGCGTCATTGAAATCATCGGCAATTCGTGACATCCTCAAATTTTCGTCTCAGCCCGGAGTTATTTCGTTTGCAGGCGGACTACCTGCACCGGAGTTATTTCCACAGGAGGATATGAAGTGGGCAATGGACCAGGTTCTGCAGAAGTATGGTCCTGCGAGTTTGCAATACACTGTAACGAGAGGTGTTCCGCCGCTAACCAAACTACTGGCTGAGCGAGCCACGGCGGCAGGTACCCCAACCTCTGACGAGAATATACAAGTGACTTCAGGTAGCCAGCAGGGATTGGAACTTCTTGCCCGGGTCTTTATCGCACCCGGTGATTACATTCTAACCGAGTTGCCGACGTATGTGGGGGCTATACAGGCTTTCGATTACTATCAGGCGCGGTATGTAACGGCTGAAATGGACAGCGATGGCATGATCATCAATCAGGTTGAGGAAAAACTGGCAAAGTACAAACCAAGGTTTATCTATTCGGTATCAAGTTTCCAGAATCCGACCGGTATTACAATGACGCTTGAACGCCGTCGACAATTGATCGACTTGGCGGCCAGCTACAATATTCCGATTGTAGATGACGATCCGTACAGTGCGGTTCGGTTCTCGGGCGAGTCGCTACCGACACTGAAATCGCTTGGTGGTGATGGTGTAATCACGCTCAAGACTTTCTCGAAAGTACTCGCGCCGGGGTTGCGTATCGGCTGGATGAATGGTCCCGTTGAAATCATGCGTTACTTCGAAAAAGTCAAGCAGGGTACTGATTTGCATACAAACACGCTTTGCCAATATTTGATTCACGAATATGTAACGGCTGGTAAGCTGGAGCCACATATTGAAATTCTTAAAAAGGACTATCTTGTCAAACGCAATGTAATGTTGGGAGCGCTGAAAGATACATTCCCTGAGGGAGTGACATGGACTGAGCCGGAAGGCGGCTTGTTCCTGTGGATAGAGTTACCCAAACAACTATCTGCTAAAGATTTGTTGCCGAAAGCTGTCGAACGGAAAGTGGCTTACGTTTATGGCGAACCGTTCTTCCCCAATGGTGGCGGCGAGAATTGTATGAGACTAAACTTCTCGAATGCTACTCACGAGGGCATTGTTGAAGGGATTGGCCGCCTGGCGGAGCTGTTCAAAGAGAATATGTAA